One Helicobacter ganmani genomic region harbors:
- a CDS encoding TerB family tellurite resistance protein, which produces MEILLLVTIVIIAIAMINFRDYLNHPQKRPQINNEEKDSELSEYQNPYKNQEQISSLSREEKIAKSEYGLIVALLSKLAQSDGKVCELELELMENTIQDIADALCLQSAMNQKDEILEILHKIFDFTNESVESLTRSYATLTKGQYKSRLKLVEYLLALAYADGELGSEEREIILDVAAYLEIDNEDFNTLYDTFEEFYAQKQVDSTLQEAYATLGVSEEDSMEHIKKTYKNLVRQFHPDILYHKGLEQSIMEDSTKKLQSINQAYQIIKKHKKVESTAE; this is translated from the coding sequence ATGGAGATTTTACTGCTTGTTACGATTGTCATTATTGCCATTGCAATGATTAATTTTAGAGATTATCTTAATCACCCACAAAAACGTCCTCAAATTAACAATGAAGAAAAGGATAGCGAATTAAGCGAATATCAAAATCCATACAAAAATCAAGAGCAAATCTCTAGTCTTAGCAGAGAGGAGAAGATTGCAAAAAGTGAATATGGCTTGATTGTTGCTCTTTTGTCTAAACTTGCTCAAAGTGATGGTAAAGTGTGTGAGCTAGAGCTAGAGCTTATGGAAAACACCATACAGGATATTGCAGACGCGTTGTGTTTGCAAAGCGCAATGAATCAAAAAGATGAAATTTTAGAAATTTTGCATAAAATTTTTGATTTTACCAATGAAAGTGTGGAATCCCTAACTAGAAGCTATGCAACACTTACCAAAGGACAATATAAAAGTCGCTTAAAATTGGTAGAATATTTGCTTGCTCTTGCCTATGCGGACGGTGAGCTAGGAAGTGAGGAACGCGAAATTATTTTAGATGTTGCGGCTTATTTGGAGATTGATAATGAGGATTTTAATACTCTTTATGATACCTTTGAAGAATTTTATGCCCAAAAACAAGTGGATTCTACTTTGCAAGAAGCTTATGCTACTTTAGGTGTAAGTGAAGAGGATAGTATGGAACATATTAAAAAAACTTATAAGAATCTCGTGCGCCAATTCCACCCAGATATTTTATATCACAAGGGTTTGGAGCAGTCTATTATGGAGGATTCCACCAAAAAATTACAATCTATTAATCAAGCATATCAAATCATCAAAAAACACAAAAAGGTGGAGAGTACAGCAGAGTAA
- a CDS encoding FtsW/RodA/SpoVE family cell cycle protein, protein MFKINRKILAYFDYTLPLLIAPIILLSWFLINENNEFLGSKVLVYVGVGLLIFVVVFLIPMRRIPWFIVGFYCVNVAFLVLVEFFGDTRLGAQRWLEIPFIHFTFQPSETMKPALILMIAYYVDKKPPPKNGYKLLDFLKLSFLILLPFLLVLKQPDLGTALVLLLMSFGALFLIGVNYKIWLTLAIGVLFLSPILYANLHDYQKKRIVDFISKEPDYQVKQAMIAVGSGGIYGKEKEEATQALYRFLPIATSDFIFPYFVERFGFVGAIGLFILYASLIFHIFSMSYENEKDYFLKVISYCIGLLIFIYSGVNIAMTIGLAPVVGIPLPLFSYGGSSFITFMILFAVLENLLAFRYKFVYNHTSFSKRALSSAG, encoded by the coding sequence TTGTTTAAAATTAACCGCAAGATTCTAGCATATTTTGATTATACTTTGCCTTTATTGATTGCGCCAATTATTCTGCTGTCTTGGTTTTTGATTAACGAAAATAACGAATTTTTGGGTAGCAAAGTCTTAGTTTATGTGGGCGTAGGATTATTGATTTTTGTGGTGGTATTTTTGATTCCTATGCGTAGAATCCCGTGGTTTATTGTTGGTTTTTATTGTGTTAATGTCGCATTTTTGGTTCTAGTTGAGTTTTTTGGAGATACGCGTTTGGGCGCGCAAAGATGGCTTGAAATTCCTTTTATTCATTTTACTTTTCAACCTTCAGAGACGATGAAACCCGCATTAATTTTGATGATAGCTTATTATGTGGATAAAAAGCCACCTCCTAAAAATGGCTATAAGTTGTTAGATTTTTTGAAACTTTCTTTTTTGATTTTGTTGCCCTTTTTGTTAGTTTTAAAACAGCCTGATTTAGGAACAGCGCTTGTATTATTGTTGATGAGCTTTGGCGCATTGTTTTTAATCGGGGTAAATTATAAGATTTGGCTTACCTTAGCGATTGGTGTTTTATTTCTATCTCCTATTTTGTATGCGAATCTACACGATTATCAGAAAAAAAGAATCGTGGATTTCATATCCAAAGAGCCAGATTATCAAGTCAAACAAGCAATGATTGCCGTAGGTTCTGGAGGAATCTATGGAAAGGAAAAAGAAGAAGCCACACAGGCATTATATAGGTTTTTGCCTATTGCGACAAGTGATTTTATTTTTCCTTACTTTGTAGAAAGATTCGGTTTTGTAGGCGCAATTGGATTGTTTATTCTCTATGCTTCTTTGATTTTTCACATTTTTTCTATGAGTTATGAAAATGAAAAAGACTACTTTTTGAAAGTGATTTCTTATTGTATAGGCTTGTTGATTTTTATTTATTCGGGAGTGAATATTGCAATGACGATTGGGTTAGCACCTGTGGTTGGGATTCCATTGCCATTATTTAGTTATGGAGGCAGTAGTTTTATTACTTTTATGATTCTTTTTGCTGTATTAGAAAATTTACTTGCCTTTAGATATAAATTTGTGTATAATCATACCTCTTTTTCAAAAAGGGCCCTTAGCTCAGCTGGTTAG
- a CDS encoding heavy-metal-associated domain-containing protein, translating into MEKIQCQNIKCQGCVKKINEALLQKYPSLRVDIESQSVEVEANNDGITEIKHKLAELGFLNESGILNKLKGFFTK; encoded by the coding sequence ATGGAAAAAATACAATGTCAAAATATCAAATGTCAAGGATGTGTTAAAAAAATCAATGAAGCACTTTTGCAAAAATATCCTTCCTTGCGCGTAGATATTGAAAGTCAAAGCGTAGAAGTAGAGGCAAATAATGATGGAATCACGGAGATTAAACATAAGCTTGCGGAATTGGGATTTTTGAATGAAAGTGGAATCCTAAATAAGCTTAAAGGATTTTTTACAAAATAG
- a CDS encoding CheB methylesterase domain-containing protein: MTDINKKYHPDLLLKSDPYKGDGKKLIAIGASTGGVDAIAKILQTLPRNLPPIVITQHIPGNFSTSFAQRLNRISELDVYEVREKVILKDSCVYLAAGGLHMVLKRIRNDYYAEPQEGIRISRHCPSVDVMFRSVNNVAGKNVLAIIMTGMGDDGSIGIKELYNNGAYTIAQDEASCVVFGMPKQAIAKGAICEIVGLDSIGNKIVSFAGGNLKRIINEND; the protein is encoded by the coding sequence TTGACAGATATAAATAAAAAATATCATCCAGATTTATTGTTGAAATCTGACCCCTATAAAGGAGATGGCAAAAAGTTGATTGCCATTGGTGCAAGCACAGGGGGAGTAGATGCGATTGCAAAGATTTTACAAACCCTACCACGCAATTTACCTCCCATTGTGATTACGCAACACATTCCGGGTAACTTTTCTACTTCTTTTGCTCAAAGGCTTAATAGAATCTCCGAGTTAGATGTTTATGAAGTGCGCGAAAAAGTTATTTTGAAAGATTCTTGTGTCTATTTGGCAGCGGGTGGCTTGCATATGGTTTTGAAGAGGATACGCAATGATTATTATGCCGAACCTCAAGAGGGGATTCGTATTTCTCGTCATTGTCCAAGTGTAGATGTGATGTTTCGCAGTGTAAATAATGTTGCAGGTAAAAATGTTCTTGCGATTATTATGACGGGTATGGGAGACGATGGAAGCATAGGAATCAAAGAGCTTTATAATAATGGAGCTTATACGATTGCGCAAGATGAAGCAAGCTGTGTTGTTTTTGGTATGCCCAAACAAGCTATTGCAAAGGGGGCAATTTGTGAGATTGTTGGTTTGGATTCTATCGGAAATAAAATTGTGAGTTTTGCAGGAGGGAATCTCAAACGCATAATAAATGAGAATGACTAG
- a CDS encoding CheR family methyltransferase has protein sequence MSVNINNNDINKAREIIYKIAGIYLPTSKDSTIKNRLDMLKRKFNIQDFDNFFHQVKHGHFKQEFVNAFTTNKTDFFREGFHFDDMLDRILPHRLKENEPIKVYCSASSTGEEPYSIATTLLYAKEIYCSSTPVSVLATDIDTSVLDFAKKGKYVVNTKLNPLPTWVDLKDYFDIKHKNDHELFMDAKSNLKNILTFKQQNLYDSRYPFGIKEFDIIFCRNVLIYFKVSDQEQILSQIFSHLKIGGTLYLGHSENILNLAPKVDRLGKNIFVKVMD, from the coding sequence ATGTCTGTCAATATTAACAATAACGATATTAATAAAGCGCGAGAAATTATCTATAAAATTGCAGGAATTTACTTGCCGACTAGCAAGGATTCTACTATTAAAAATCGTTTGGATATGCTAAAGCGCAAATTTAATATTCAGGATTTTGATAATTTTTTTCATCAAGTCAAGCATGGGCATTTTAAGCAGGAATTTGTTAATGCTTTTACGACAAATAAAACAGATTTCTTTCGTGAGGGATTCCATTTTGATGATATGTTAGATAGAATTTTGCCACATAGATTAAAGGAGAATGAGCCAATAAAAGTTTATTGTTCGGCTAGTTCTACGGGTGAAGAACCTTATTCTATCGCGACAACTTTACTTTATGCAAAAGAAATTTATTGCTCTAGCACTCCTGTGAGTGTTCTTGCGACTGATATTGACACTTCGGTGTTGGATTTTGCCAAAAAGGGTAAATATGTCGTAAATACCAAGTTGAATCCTTTGCCTACTTGGGTAGATTTAAAAGATTATTTTGATATAAAACACAAAAACGACCACGAGCTTTTTATGGACGCAAAGTCAAATTTGAAAAATATTTTGACTTTCAAACAGCAGAATCTTTATGATTCAAGGTATCCTTTTGGGATAAAAGAATTTGATATTATTTTCTGTCGCAATGTGCTGATTTATTTCAAGGTTTCAGACCAAGAACAGATTTTGAGTCAAATATTCTCTCATCTGAAAATTGGTGGGACGCTATATCTTGGGCATTCAGAAAATATTTTAAATCTTGCTCCTAAGGTGGATCGCTTAGGAAAAAATATCTTTGTAAAAGTGATGGATTAG
- a CDS encoding RluA family pseudouridine synthase, whose amino-acid sequence MKKKLHLAFAYDSSSVFLNQNSACKDSNPQQKQDFISHQTFTPNADEIGIRADIFLAKTLQISRSQVEKLRANKQILLNGSPLNKLGIFLKAQDILILQEIAKPLSDSANSQTFEIPILYQDEELLILNKPAGLIVHRANAQDEQYTLVDWLRQKKFSLSNLGDSYRAGIVHRLDKGTSGAIVIAKTNFAHEHLKSQLQSRQMGRYYLCVIDQALKESQMVDSPLIRHSKNRLKYTTANKNNPNAKSAKTAFFKISSAQNEKLHYELIGAKLFSGRTHQIRAHLSSLNRHILGDYFYGYLGDSHFNGFLEDRILLHSHLLYLNHPKNGKILHFYAPLFKDMQDFLKTYFSLESYQDSSNNLLFPLESLYHSAFFMDSIV is encoded by the coding sequence ATGAAAAAAAAATTACATCTTGCTTTTGCGTATGATTCCTCCTCTGTTTTTTTGAATCAAAATTCTGCTTGCAAGGATTCTAATCCCCAACAAAAACAGGATTTTATTTCCCACCAAACATTCACTCCCAATGCCGATGAAATAGGAATCCGAGCAGATATTTTTCTCGCCAAAACACTACAAATCTCGCGCTCACAAGTAGAAAAACTTCGTGCAAACAAGCAAATCTTGCTCAATGGCTCTCCTCTTAACAAACTCGGAATCTTTTTAAAAGCACAGGATATTCTTATTCTTCAAGAGATAGCCAAGCCTCTTAGCGATTCTGCAAATTCTCAAACTTTTGAGATTCCAATTCTCTACCAAGATGAAGAATTATTGATTTTGAATAAACCTGCCGGATTAATCGTTCATCGTGCAAATGCGCAAGATGAACAATACACGCTCGTAGATTGGCTAAGACAAAAAAAATTTTCGCTTTCTAATCTTGGGGATTCTTATCGCGCAGGCATTGTGCATAGATTAGATAAAGGCACAAGCGGTGCAATCGTAATTGCAAAGACGAATTTCGCGCACGAACATCTAAAATCACAGCTTCAATCACGTCAAATGGGACGCTATTATCTTTGTGTCATTGACCAAGCATTAAAAGAATCGCAAATGGTAGATTCTCCACTGATACGACATTCCAAAAATCGTTTAAAATACACTACGGCAAACAAAAATAATCCTAATGCAAAATCTGCTAAAACCGCGTTTTTTAAAATTTCCTCCGCACAAAATGAAAAATTGCATTATGAACTCATCGGAGCAAAGCTTTTCAGCGGACGCACACATCAAATTCGTGCGCATTTGAGTAGTTTAAATCGCCATATTTTGGGTGATTACTTTTATGGTTATTTAGGAGATTCCCATTTCAATGGATTTTTAGAAGATAGAATCTTGCTTCACTCTCATTTACTTTATTTAAACCACCCAAAAAATGGAAAAATTTTACATTTTTATGCTCCGCTTTTTAAGGATATGCAAGACTTTTTAAAAACCTATTTTTCTTTAGAAAGCTATCAAGATTCCTCCAATAATCTACTTTTTCCGCTTGAAAGTCTTTATCATTCTGCTTTTTTTATGGATTCCATTGTATAA
- a CDS encoding YigZ family protein, with protein MTSLYYPLKIVESSFEVKGSEFLSYLVSIKHFTEFVAQMRIKHPKAVHFVTSSRKFNPQRQIEESFSDDGEPKGTSGMPTLKVLRGYDLIECGLLVVRYFGGTLLGTGGLVRAYTQATKDVIEKAKEQGALQLYIPQESLVIKIPFSAFSKAEYWIKKLEIQIVQKEFLQEGVQLELEANLENLQAFLGKIESHKRIAFTVVLS; from the coding sequence ATGACTAGCCTATATTATCCTTTAAAGATTGTAGAATCTAGTTTTGAAGTGAAAGGTTCAGAGTTTCTTTCTTATTTGGTTTCCATCAAACATTTCACAGAATTTGTTGCGCAAATGCGTATAAAACACCCCAAAGCCGTGCATTTTGTAACTTCCTCACGCAAGTTTAATCCACAGAGACAAATTGAGGAGAGTTTTAGTGATGATGGAGAGCCTAAAGGCACTTCAGGCATGCCTACTTTAAAGGTTTTGCGTGGATATGATTTAATAGAATGCGGTTTGTTGGTGGTGCGCTATTTTGGAGGCACATTGCTCGGCACAGGCGGACTTGTAAGGGCTTACACACAAGCCACAAAAGATGTAATAGAAAAGGCAAAAGAGCAGGGGGCATTGCAGCTTTATATTCCTCAAGAATCCCTTGTGATAAAGATTCCTTTCAGTGCATTTTCTAAAGCGGAATATTGGATTAAAAAACTTGAGATTCAGATTGTGCAAAAAGAATTTTTGCAAGAGGGTGTGCAGTTGGAGCTAGAGGCTAATTTGGAGAATTTGCAAGCTTTTTTGGGCAAGATAGAATCCCACAAGAGAATAGCTTTTACTGTGGTTTTGTCGTGA
- a CDS encoding fibronectin type III domain-containing protein, protein MKNPLFKFFFSGILTTFMLLFNACSALNPNPSINSSLTPPKNIRVLSDINTNAFEWTSVQDPEVAGYYIYRKKAQEQNFSKIATLDSRFITHYADNKLDANTEYIYQFASFDKQKNVSPFSETISAKTHSINAVSYVEAISNYPRKVKIIWNPHQDTRVNGYIVERKDKNGNWQEIGKIQNRLLVEYLDTKLDDGTTYEYQILAYNANGSRSLPSKRVQATTKPKPVQITNFKATNNIPKQINLSWNLHKNPEVTSYKILRSGFISSFYTTIATLPSNTDSYQDLIGKDGEQYSYKIIAADKDGIDSLETGPISGSTLAIPNAPNITYARIENGSVVLKWNPTDNRATEYIVYKKDSLFFGETLRYNKVLTTEFIDKEVKAGEKYYYRVSAIDKNGLESKTSQEVVLSLPK, encoded by the coding sequence ATGAAAAATCCTCTATTTAAATTTTTCTTTAGTGGAATCCTCACAACTTTTATGTTACTTTTTAATGCTTGTTCAGCTTTAAACCCAAATCCTAGCATCAATAGCTCACTTACTCCCCCAAAGAACATTCGTGTATTAAGTGATATTAATACCAATGCTTTTGAATGGACTTCCGTGCAAGACCCAGAAGTCGCAGGTTATTATATTTATCGTAAAAAAGCACAAGAGCAAAATTTCAGCAAAATTGCCACATTAGATTCGCGTTTTATCACACATTATGCAGATAATAAACTAGATGCTAATACCGAATATATTTATCAATTTGCTTCGTTTGATAAGCAAAAAAATGTCTCTCCTTTTTCTGAAACTATCAGCGCAAAAACACATTCTATCAATGCTGTAAGCTATGTAGAGGCTATTAGCAACTATCCAAGAAAGGTAAAAATTATTTGGAATCCTCATCAAGATACGCGCGTAAATGGCTATATTGTTGAGCGCAAAGACAAAAATGGAAATTGGCAAGAAATTGGCAAGATTCAAAATCGCCTGCTTGTAGAATATTTGGACACCAAATTAGACGATGGCACAACCTATGAATATCAAATTCTTGCCTACAACGCCAATGGCTCACGCTCACTTCCCTCTAAAAGGGTTCAAGCTACCACCAAGCCCAAACCTGTGCAAATCACTAATTTTAAGGCAACAAATAATATTCCAAAACAAATCAATTTAAGTTGGAATTTGCACAAAAACCCTGAAGTAACTTCTTATAAGATTCTGCGCTCTGGCTTTATTTCTAGCTTTTATACTACGATTGCCACGCTTCCTAGCAACACAGATTCGTATCAAGATTTGATAGGCAAAGATGGCGAACAATATAGTTACAAAATCATTGCTGCCGACAAAGATGGGATTGACAGCTTAGAAACAGGACCTATTAGCGGTTCAACGCTTGCGATTCCTAATGCACCAAATATCACCTATGCACGCATTGAAAATGGTTCTGTTGTACTTAAATGGAATCCCACTGATAATCGCGCCACAGAATATATTGTTTATAAAAAAGATTCCTTATTTTTTGGAGAAACTTTGCGTTACAATAAAGTCCTCACAACGGAATTTATTGATAAAGAAGTTAAGGCGGGCGAAAAATATTATTATCGTGTCAGTGCAATAGATAAGAATGGATTAGAATCCAAAACATCTCAAGAAGTTGTGCTTTCTCTACCTAAATAA
- the ciaB gene encoding invasion protein CiaB — MTEADVLHDITKIYKRIEAQNKQTNALYESIKTDKVPHFLESIFVQIPHNRESLLACLDRVIALQEAPLMNVLQKLEMQEEQIISLRMQLLKITCNFHMEKHQLLLEYITKERLLSPFLRALIQAVHKIGLCFNGFFIAWQRNLILGINRELNQKYNKDLQKILEVLKPSMEVSSTSTLSLKNILSQETLNDLPIQKDTLVNENEIGDRSYSVPVLKDSIYQAVAYADFFQEEFEELKKAFNAGIESLEKTPEVLPKLEQKNAHLHYLKTLKSALMQTNTNRLLESWRLVDKAWMAISTPLQIGHPLEYYEDHFRKAVAPEWDLRIARIYEGIDLLNPQEEQDCKISKESMLKFYQFYSSKAPHTEYKKEINSCVEESLLKTQSYGGLPALFYGAELNGLFSAQVVPNDEKVSKKYGKKIFYFPDRVRELSMAKPFMLLSSKTFPQDFLDFNRELLFFKKENWYKVYEIATIGHEFGHILWVSSDSELKMNASGQFKNIEEFKATMGGLAYYFLSPNQPLLKELIFNTIARAVGLIAWMKEDEVLPYYCEGLIHLEVLFGAGVLHYKGDFETTALEIKVNETTMQALKKQYLNVYNQLIVTYLNKQDAKVFLDNYALKDSEGNYKPIKSEIRAFVEDYYQQYQNIGQVTDTLTSEKWQETYKKQHNLN; from the coding sequence ATGACAGAAGCGGATGTTTTGCACGATATTACAAAAATTTATAAACGCATAGAAGCACAAAATAAGCAGACGAATGCACTTTATGAATCTATCAAAACAGATAAAGTTCCGCATTTTTTGGAAAGTATTTTTGTGCAGATTCCACACAATCGTGAGTCTCTACTTGCTTGTTTAGACCGCGTAATAGCATTGCAAGAGGCTCCTCTGATGAATGTCTTGCAAAAGCTTGAAATGCAAGAAGAACAAATCATCAGCTTAAGAATGCAGCTTTTAAAAATCACTTGTAATTTTCATATGGAAAAACATCAATTATTGTTAGAATATATCACAAAGGAGAGGCTTTTAAGTCCATTTTTGCGGGCATTAATTCAAGCAGTGCATAAGATAGGCTTATGCTTTAATGGATTTTTTATAGCTTGGCAGAGGAATTTGATTTTAGGAATCAATCGTGAATTAAATCAAAAATACAATAAAGATTTACAAAAAATCTTAGAAGTTTTAAAGCCTAGTATGGAGGTTTCCTCCACTTCTACACTCTCTTTAAAAAATATTTTAAGTCAAGAAACTTTAAACGATCTTCCAATACAAAAAGATACATTAGTCAATGAAAATGAAATAGGAGATAGAAGCTACTCTGTGCCCGTGCTTAAGGATTCTATCTATCAAGCCGTGGCGTATGCAGATTTTTTTCAAGAAGAGTTTGAGGAATTAAAAAAGGCTTTTAATGCAGGGATTGAATCTTTGGAAAAAACCCCAGAAGTTTTACCGAAATTAGAGCAAAAAAATGCGCATTTGCATTATTTAAAAACCTTAAAATCCGCTTTAATGCAAACAAATACGAACCGTTTGTTGGAATCTTGGAGACTTGTGGATAAGGCTTGGATGGCGATTTCTACTCCTTTGCAGATTGGACATCCTTTAGAATATTATGAAGACCATTTTAGAAAGGCTGTTGCCCCTGAATGGGATTTGCGTATTGCTAGAATTTACGAAGGAATTGATTTGCTTAATCCTCAAGAAGAGCAGGATTGTAAAATTTCCAAAGAATCTATGTTAAAATTTTATCAATTTTACAGCTCTAAAGCCCCCCATACCGAATATAAAAAAGAAATTAATTCGTGTGTAGAGGAATCTTTGCTTAAAACGCAAAGTTATGGTGGGCTACCCGCACTTTTTTATGGAGCAGAACTAAATGGGCTTTTTAGTGCGCAAGTCGTGCCAAATGACGAAAAAGTTAGCAAAAAATATGGCAAAAAGATTTTTTATTTTCCCGATAGAGTGCGCGAATTATCTATGGCTAAGCCTTTTATGCTTCTATCTTCTAAGACTTTTCCGCAAGACTTTTTAGATTTTAATAGAGAGTTATTGTTTTTCAAAAAAGAAAATTGGTATAAAGTGTATGAGATTGCAACGATTGGGCACGAGTTTGGGCATATTTTATGGGTAAGTTCAGATAGTGAATTAAAAATGAACGCAAGTGGGCAATTTAAAAACATAGAAGAATTTAAGGCAACAATGGGCGGGCTTGCCTATTATTTTTTATCCCCCAATCAACCCTTGCTAAAAGAGCTTATTTTTAATACTATTGCGCGTGCGGTAGGTTTGATTGCGTGGATGAAAGAAGATGAAGTATTGCCTTATTATTGTGAGGGTTTAATCCATTTGGAAGTTTTATTTGGCGCAGGAGTTTTGCATTATAAAGGTGATTTTGAAACAACGGCATTAGAGATTAAAGTCAATGAAACCACAATGCAAGCCTTAAAAAAGCAATATTTGAATGTTTATAATCAGTTGATTGTAACTTATTTAAACAAGCAAGATGCAAAAGTTTTTTTGGATAATTATGCCCTAAAAGATTCTGAAGGAAATTATAAGCCTATAAAATCAGAAATAAGAGCTTTTGTAGAAGATTATTATCAACAATACCAAAATATCGGGCAAGTAACCGATACTCTGACTTCAGAAAAATGGCAAGAAACTTACAAAAAACAGCACAATTTAAATTAA